The following coding sequences are from one Coffea arabica cultivar ET-39 chromosome 11e, Coffea Arabica ET-39 HiFi, whole genome shotgun sequence window:
- the LOC113719182 gene encoding protein root UVB sensitive 3: MESKAAAEMMFEEWNGTASTKLTKTATITFTENEAESFPTSPSIKKSSSPFKQITSRILEAFLPEGFPDSVTSDYVPFQVWDSLQGLSTYVRTMLSTQALLSAIGVGEKSATVIGATFQWFLRDLTGMLGGILFTLYQGSNLDSNAKMWRLVADLMNDLGMLMDLLSPLFPSAFSFILCLGSLSRSFTGVASGATRAALTQHFALQNNAADISAKEGSQETVATMIGMAFGMLLARITMGHSLSIWLCFLSLTMFHMYANYRAVCCLSLTTLNCQRSSIILLHFLETGQVLSPKQVSTMEHVLPVWTTSWCSKSVNILHTRVCMGVRISSLNYRDLGELSHLAGSHYKKAKYLLLDKKGVINVVMHKDSTATDVLKAFIHALVMAKLNNQGRSVHSESQLWIDKHYEVFVLKLQSSGWRTERLLSPTVTWRANWLIPSSNGKFD, encoded by the exons ATGGAATCAAAAGCAGCAGCGGAGATGATGTTCGAAGAATGGAATGGGACTGCATCAACAAAACTCACGAAAACGGCTACCATCACTTTCACTGAAAATGAAGCTGAATCCTTTCCAACTTCTCCGTCCATTAAAAAGTCCAGCAGCCCATTTAAACAAATCACCAGCAGGATTCTTGAAGCTTTCCTACCTGAG GGTTTTCCTGATAGTGTAACTTCGGACTACGTGCCCTTTCAAGTATGGGATTCATTGCAG GGTCTTTCTACGTATGTGCGAACAATGTTGTCAACCCAG GCTCTACTGAGTGCTATTGGGGTTGGTGAGAAATCAGCTACTGTTATCGGGGCCACATTTCAG TGGTTTTTGAGGGATTTGACTGGAATGCTTGGTGGTATCTTGTTCACATTGTACCAG GGTTCTAACTTGGACAGTAATGCAAAAATGTGGCGTTTGGTGGCAGATCTCATGAATGATCTTG GAATGTTGATGGATCTTCTTTCTCCTTTATTTCCTTCGGCCTTTAGTTTCATTCTTTGCTTGGGAAGCTTATCAAGGTCATTCA CTGGTGTTGCTAGTGGAGCCACTAGAGCTGCTTTGACACAGCATTTTGCTCTTCAGAATAATGCAGCAGACATATCTGCAAAG GAAGGAAGCCAAGAGACAGTTGCAACGATGATTGGGATGGCTTTTGGAATGCTTCTTGCACGCATAACCATGGGACACTCCCTATCAATATGGTTATGTTTCTTGTCCCTCACAATGTTCCATATGTATG CAAATTACAGAGCTGTTTGTTGCCTTTCTCTTACCACACTAAACTGCCAAAGAAGCTCAATAATTTTGTTGCACTTCTTGGAGACCGGCCAAG TCCTCTCCCCAAAACAGGTCTCAACGATGGAGCATGTTTTACCAGTTTGGACCACTTCTTGGTGCTCAAAGAGTGTCAACATTTTACACACACGTGTTTGCATGGGTGTCAGGATCTCTTCACTCAACTATCGTGACTT GGGGGAGCTCTCTCATTTGGCTGGATCTCATTACAAGAAAG CAAAATACTTGCTGCTTGATAAAAAGGGAGTGATAAATGTTGTTATGCACAAAGATTCCACAGCAACGGATGTCCTGAAGGCGTTCATTCATGCACTTGTCATGGCAAAACTCAACAATCAAGGCAGATCTGTTCATTCGGAGAGTCAACTATGGATTGATAAACACTATGAAGTATTTGTTCTTAAG CTTCAGTCCTCGGGATGGAGAACAGAACGGCTTTTGTCCCCAACTGTCACCTGGAGGGCTAACTGGTTAATACCTTCTTCAAATGGAAAATTTGACTAA